The segment TCTGACCATTGTGGACACACCAGGCTTTGGAGACACCAGAGGAATTTCACAGGACCAGAAAATCACAAAGCAGATTCATGAGTTCTTTTCTGCCCGTGGAGGGATCGATCACATTGATGCCGTGTGTTTTGTAGTCCAGGCTTCACTTGCCCgtctaacacacacacagaaatatgTCTTTGACTCCATTCTTTCCATATTTGGGAAGGACATTGCTCCAAACATCCTTGTAATGGTCACCTTTGCAGATGGGAAAACACCTCCTGTTCTTGAGGCCATCAAAGTCTCTGAGGTGCCCTGTTCTACCAATGAGACTGGAGACCCTCTTCACTTCAAGTTCAACAACTCTGCTCTGTTTGCTACCAATAATAAATCTGCAGATAATGAGGAGGATTGTGAAAACTTTGACCTGATGTTCTGGAAGTTGGGTTTTTCCAGCATGAATAAATTCTTCACATCCCTTAACACGATGAAAACCCAGAGCTTGTATCTCACACAGGAGGTCTTGAAAGAGCGGCAGCAGCTAGAAGTTCATGTGCAGGGTCTCCAGCCTCAAATCAATGCTGGTCTGACAAAACTGGACGAAATCAAGAAGACAAGAGCTGCTTTGGAGCAGAACAAGGCCGAAATGGATGCAAACAAGGATTTTGAATATGAATTAGAAGTAACTGTCCCAAAACAGATTGAAAAAACCACTGACGATTATCTAACCAACTGTCAAAAATGTCACTTCACATGTCATGACACATGCGGTATTGCGAATGACAGTAATAAAATTAATTGTATTGCAATGGAAGATGGAAAGTGTACGGTCTGTCCTGGAAAGTGTGATTGGAATGTGCACTTTAACCAGAAATACAAATGGAATTATGTCAAAGAAAAGAGAAAGGAAACTTATCAGGATTTAAAAAAACGTTATGAGGCTGCACATGGACAGGTCATGTCAAAAGAAAAGATCTTTGAAGAGCTTGAAAATGAGTTTCAGGCTGTCCAGGTTGTTGTGGCCGACCTAATAGAGGCATCTCAAAAGTCCTTGGAGCGGCTGCAGGAAATTGCCCTCAAACCCAATCCTCTGTCCACCCCTGACTACATTGATCTGATGATTGAGTCTGAGAAACAAGAGGCTAAGCCTGGATTTCAAGATCGCATCCAGTCTTTAATGGGAGTCAGGAAGAAGGCAGAGATCATCAGTAAGGTTTCCACAGGAGCAGTGCTTCCAGAAGATTGGAAAGATTACCAACctgaaacaagaaaaaaagaaagatccTCCTATGATCCAAGGGTCCTGTACAGTTATGcaaagaattttttttcaggaaaaaaatagcaggaaatgaaatataatacaatgcaatacaatacaaatttaatttctatagcacatttaaaataactgacttTGATTAAAGTGCTTTGCAGCATCATTAAAACATCAAAATTACATACAGTCACAGACAAAAATAAATCCTGATCACTCAATTCTAAAAGCTATACCTAAAAATGTGATGAAGTAAATTGCAGCTTATCATCCATATCTGTGACTGTGTTTTTGATCTCTTGTATTTCAAGGGTGCAAACTACTCTAAATTTTTTGTACAAacagatttaaaataattaaaatggccATCAATACTAAGGTCCGGAGAGGAAAGCTCTGAATCATGATAATTATGGGGTGAGACAGTTACTGGTGAGGCATgagttaattaaaatgttaaggcacTATACTTAATTACAGCTTTTTAAACTGCTTATCTATAACCTATAATCTATATATTATCTATATATCATCTTACCTATAACTATACCTATCAACTATAAATTTTGATTTTGTTGTAAAATTTCACTAATTAAACATGCTGTTTAGGGATGATGTAGTTTTACATCCACTGAATCTACATATTCTGCATGGACAGATAAAAACATGAAGGACCTTTAAGCTTATGTCTTTTCCTTCTAATCATCAAAGACCTTCTGCATCAAACTGGTCCTCTCTCAGTGCAATTTAATCAAAGATCAACTGAAGCCTCAACTGCATCAGGACTCTTTCAACAAGAAGTCCAAGTATCACCTACTGCTTTTCACAAAGGTgttaaaacaaagaaaattatGTTTCTTTTGATCTGCTGGTCTGCTGAATGTCAAATGCTGCCGTATTTCATGCTTCTGTTCATTACTCTGCTTCAGCTTTAACTCTTATAAACACACTGTGTGTAATAACTTGAAGTGCAGTTAATAAAGGCTTGTTTGTATCACACTTGAGGTTCATCATTGTTTTGCTCATAACTGGAGTCTCTAATCATGATCACAGCTACTGAAAATGTTGGATGAGTATTTTTATCTATGACCAAAAGAGTATGGATAATTTGAAAGAAATTTTAGTTCATCTTAATAGTAATTAAGTATCTATTTGAAATCAGCCAAACTTGCATTAAGGCAATATCAGAAACAGAAACATTTCAATAAACTGTAACGTTTGGAATTGATACAAAATTATTAAGAAATAACAACCGCTTTGATTTATTAGGAGAAGTGCAGAAACAGGAAGGTAAAAAAGAAGGAAATAACTCTAGATGGTATGGcatcaaaaacaaatcaaaatgctGAGGGTTAATGGGGACATTAAAAttcttgtattttaattttttttatttattgttttatttatttatttttatttattttttttcacaaaaagaaATAAACAAGATATCTTATCTTTAATTGGAATATTATTTCTTGTAGATAGGTTGATTATTTAAATTGAAGAATTTagatgaataaaacaaaaataaaaaatataaaagaccAAAAACGTTACTATTCAAGTGCTGATTACAACAGGGACACAAGAGGCATCTCTTAAGAAAAGAGCAGCAAAACTCCCCCAAAAAAATccaccaaaaccattttttttttgaagacaaCAAAAAATAAAGCATGCTCCGCTGTGACAAATGTCTTGACgtctaaacaaaaatataaaaatgtcctCTGATCAAATCAGAATAGTCAAGGATATCTAAAATTAATCtgatattattaaaaatgttccTGTTTTTAATAAAGCCAGACTAATATTCTTCAATTAAATAACTCATAACTGTAATCTTTGggcaaaaattatttttgttttattttattatcagtgttaagtAAAAAGATCGGACACTATAATTTGTAACTTTTAGGATCAGAGTGATCacaccttattttattttagaatagtcagtatgcagcttgtatagcattatagatttactgtcccctggaaataactcaacatacagccgttATTGTCAAAATAGAAGTGAGtgcaccctaagtgaacttgtcaaaactgtgtccaaagtgtcaatattctttgttagcaccattgttagcTAGTGCGGCAGAGCAGTGGTCAGTGTGAAATCCTGATCATCCATCAACTCCACGCCAGGTTACCATATTTGACTACACGTCACTTTGACTTTCAGATAAGCTTGATACTAAATTACCCCTCGCATCAGGCACCTTGTGTATTGCTGGCCTTGTTATGAATTAATGTTAAATATAAAGTAACATGATTCCCTTGTTTGTACGCAATAGTGCATAGAGTTTGCTGTGTTCATCCTTA is part of the Garra rufa chromosome 1, GarRuf1.0, whole genome shotgun sequence genome and harbors:
- the LOC141345854 gene encoding uncharacterized protein, producing MKPTLNIVLLGKKGAGKSAAGNTILGPETFVSKKSSKLITQDVVVKSKTLFDLQVNVYDTPGFCDTDLSAEFDQMINEKILQKCESDLFVFLLVIKADSFAEEDRKTVEKIEKLLGKSRLDKTWILFTKGDELQEENMTIEAFLDESEPFKELLAKYDERYHVFNNKKQCANQVRMLISKFAPSSLGLNAMENHQKPCQSTVNNDQNREKTSSKPMGETGKGVSDAHQIKTNWSEEIEGGSNENLPMFKLRLDETWQNSDGFCRRSTFGKNITKENKTIMMIGATGAGKTTLINSMINYILGVEWEDDFRFVLIDEGKQKSQAESQTSEITAYQIHWMDGFRVPYSLTIVDTPGFGDTRGISQDQKITKQIHEFFSARGGIDHIDAVCFVVQASLARLTHTQKYVFDSILSIFGKDIAPNILVMVTFADGKTPPVLEAIKVSEVPCSTNETGDPLHFKFNNSALFATNNKSADNEEDCENFDLMFWKLGFSSMNKFFTSLNTMKTQSLYLTQEVLKERQQLEVHVQGLQPQINAGLTKLDEIKKTRAALEQNKAEMDANKDFEYELEVTVPKQIEKTTDDYLTNCQKCHFTCHDTCGIANDSNKINCIAMEDGKCTVCPGKCDWNVHFNQKYKWNYVKEKRKETYQDLKKRYEAAHGQVMSKEKIFEELENEFQAVQVVVADLIEASQKSLERLQEIALKPNPLSTPDYIDLMIESEKQEAKPGFQDRIQSLMGVRKKAEIISKVSTGAVLPEDWKDYQPETRKKERSSYDPRVLYSYAKNFFSGKK